One Nicotiana tomentosiformis chromosome 4, ASM39032v3, whole genome shotgun sequence genomic window carries:
- the LOC104094704 gene encoding xylan glycosyltransferase MUCI21-like, producing MCKKMMHYKRYQHWSKKEDVFVVCVDEELNSGYNCKRAKPKLFYLLFLSLISFSFIFLYSFSSEEGGLVPKTDINSCSSVSNGTICCERSSIRSDVCVMKGDVRTGSASSRITLYRNNGHSDYVLRDPDENDEVLQHEKIRPYTRKWEKNVMDTIDELDLVVKGKYYGVRQKCDVEHDVPAIFFSTGGYTGNLYHEFNDGLLPLYITSQHFNKKVVFVILEYHNWWIMKYENVLSHLTEYPIIDFSGDKRTHCFPEAIVGSRIHDELTVDPSLMGNNKTIRDFRDLLDRAYWPRIRGLIQDEEREARMNKEKLVSSPSSESKMVATEEKKDLKKPKVVIIARNDSRAIMNEDSLVKMIEDIGFHVEVLRPQRTTELARIYRVLNSSDVMIGVHGAAMTHFLFMRPGSVFIQIIPLGTDWAAGTYYGEPAVKLGLKYIGYKILPKESSLYDEYDKNDPVLMDPNSVNDRGWEFTKKIYLDRQNVRLNLGRFRKRLLRAYYHSVANENERLRRQSQ from the exons ATGTGCAAGAAAATGATGCATTATAAGAGATATCAGCACTGGAGTAAAAAAGAAGATGTGTTTGTGGTTTGTGTAGATGAAGAACTAAACTCTGGTTATAATTGCAAGAGAGCTAAACCAAAACTTTTTTaccttcttttcctttctttaaTCTCTTTCAGCTTTATTTTCTTGT ATTCATTTAGTTCTGAAGAAGGTGGACTTGTTCCTAAAACAGATATAAATTCTTGTTCCTCCGTCTCTAACG GGACAATTTGTTGTGAAAGAAGCAGTATTCGCTCCGATGTATGTGTAATGAAAGGTGATGTTAGGACTGGTTCTGCTTCCTCTAGAATTACCCTCTACAGAAATAATGGTCATAGCGATTATGTGTTGCGCGATCCTGATGAGAATGACGAGGTACTTCAGCATGAAAAGATTAGGCCGTATACTCGGAAATGGGAAAAGAATGTGATGGATACCATTGATGAGTTAGACCTTGTTGTGAAAGGGAAGTATTATGGCGTTCGCCAAAAGTGTGATGTCGAACATGATGTTCCTGCTATATTTTTCTCTACTGGAGGTTATACCGGTAATCTTTACCACGAGTTCAACGATGGACTCTTGCCCCTTTACATCACTTCTCAGCACTTCAACAAGAAGGTTGTGTTTGTAATCCTTGAGTACCATAATTGGTGGATAATGAAGTACGAGAATGTTCTTTCTCACCTCACCGAATATCCTATTATAGACTTTAGCGGAGATAAGAGGACTCATTGCTTCCCTGAAGCTATAGTTGGTTCAAGAATCCACGATGAGCTAACTGTTGATCCTTCATTGATGGGAAACAATAAGACGATTAGAGATTTCAGAGACCTTCTAGATCGAGCTTATTGGCCTCGAATTAGAGGTTTGATCCAAGATGAGGAACGTGAAGCTCGGATGAATAAAGAAAAACTTGTTTCGTCACCCTCATCTGAGTCAAAGATGGTGGCGACGGAAGAAAAGAAGGATTTGAAGAAGCCTAAAGTGGTCATAATAGCGAGAAATGATTCTAGAGCTATAATGAACGAAGATTCTTTGGTTAAAATGATCGAAGATATTGGGTTTCATGTAGAAGTTTTGAGGCCACAACGAACGACAGAGCTTGCAAGGATCTATCGAGTCCTTAATTCGAGTGATGTTATGATAGGAGTTCACGGTGCTGCTATGACTCATTTCCTCTTCATGAGGCCTGGTTCTGTTTTCATCCAAATCATTCCGCTCGGAACAGATTGGGCAGCAGGCACTTATTATGGAGAACCAGCAGTGAAACTAGGTCTCAAGTACATCGGATACAAAATTCTTCCGAAAGAGAGCTCTTTGTATGATGAATACGACAAGAATGATCCCGTCCTGATGGACCCTAACAGCGTGAATGACAGAGGATGGGAATTCACAAAAAAGATCTACCTTGATCGTCAAAATGTGAGGTTGAATCTTGGAAGGTTTCGTAAAAGATTGCTTCGCGCCTACTATCATTCTGTTGCTAATGAAAATGAGCGTCTTCGTCGTCAAAGTCAGTAA
- the LOC104094703 gene encoding F-box/LRR-repeat protein At5g63520 isoform X2 — protein MAAKPRQKQAEMAAATIDMIGEDLLHNILSKLPAVECAAAACVSRSWNLIITRLLSLPNLSSSLSRNHNLQITCRFGSRIPVITSISQGIFGKDANINEFEEVQWDTFEDDEAHEDLGIENQGVLLTVGFLSGLTVDLIPLSKTQGNQVLMIDDLVLSIREHSSSHSGSASPMGILLFSDEDTDIKPVLEKLDYAFSTETVIVGDGGSQFLYRGDTAINRSNNKASSSAAVALLFSTDRGKPPGVGETQFHVMLSTGISPIGPAYKAVSVRERPKDYSTWLTAKREAVRESLDGQTILDQIYDELGGHINCPALYVGVTKRRKCSIGQEKPSWINMHEFHEVLRGDEEYLYVHGVGIRSGDSFQFYQAKSDLARVSCNHVSNSFRHLKQDLNYQSDDHTNGNGLDMHNKKSVFGGIMFACCGRGKLFFGEPNVDGSPFLENFPGVTFSGTYCAGEIARGDLSSYGQGSQEHSSVRCCLHVFSTVYLVMSYTPALPQH, from the exons ATGGCGGCGAAACCAAGGCAGAAACAGGCGGAGATGGCGGCGGCGACGATTGATATGATCGGAGAAGACCTTCTACACAACATTTTGTCTAAACTACCAGCAGTAGAATGTGCAGCAGCAGCATGCGTTAGCCGTTCGTGGAACCTTATCATCACTCGCCTCCTCTCTCTTCCAAATCTCTCCTCTTCTCTTTCCCGAAACCATAATCTTCAG ATTACTTGTAGATTTGGCTCCCGAATTCCAGTAATTACTTCAATATCCCAAGGAATTTTTGGGAAAGATGCTAACATTAATGAGTTTGAAGAG GTTCAGTGGGATACATTTGAAGATGACGAGGCACATGAGGATCTTGGTATTGAGAACCAGGGTGTTCTACTAACTGTTGGTTTCTTGTCAGGATTGACAGTTGATTTAATCCCATTGTCAAAAACTCAG GGAAATCAAGTACTCATGATTGATGATCTCGTGCTCAGTATCAGGGAACACTCATCCTCTCATTCTGGATCAGCATCACCAATGGGGATTTTATTATTTTCT GACGAGGACACTGACATCAAACCTGTCCTTGAAAAGTTGG ATTATGCTTTTTCCACTGAGACTGTCATTGTGGGTGACGGAGGTTCTCAGTTTTTATACCGAGGTGATACAGCAATTAACCGTTCTAATAACAAAGCGTCCAGTTCAGCTGCTGTTGCTCTTTTATTTTCAACGGATAGAGGCAAGCCTCCTG GTGTTGGGGAAACTCAGTTTCATGTGATGTTATCCACTGGCATTTCACCAATTGGACCTGCGTACAAAGCTGTTTCTGTTAGGGAGAGACCTAAAGATTATTCCACTTGGCTCACCGCGAAAAGAGAAGCAGTGCGCGAGAGTCTGGATGGTCAGACTATTTTAGATCAGATTTATGATGAG CTCGGTGGTCATATCAATTGTCCAGCTCTCTATGTTGGAGTTACAAAAAGAAGGAAATGCTCCATTGGGCAGGAAAAGCCAAGCTGGATAAATATGCATGAATTCCATGAGGTTTTAAG AGGTGATGAGGAGTATCTATATGTCCATGGTGTTGGTATCAGAAGTGGAGACTCCTTTCAGTTTTACCAGGCAAAATCTGATTTGGCACGTGTTTCTTGCAACCATGTATCAAACAGCTTCAGACATTTGAAGCAAGATCTTAACTACCAAAGTGATGATCATACTAATGGCAATGGTTTAGATATGCATAATAAGAAGTCTGTTTTTGGTGGTATTATGTTTGCTTGTTGTGGCCGTGGCAAGTTATTTTTTGGTGAACCTAATGTAGACGGCTCACCTTTCTTGGAGAACTTCCCTGGGGTTACCTTCTCAGGAACTTATTGTGCCGGAGAAATTGCACGT
- the LOC104094703 gene encoding F-box/LRR-repeat protein At5g63520 isoform X1, with amino-acid sequence MAAKPRQKQAEMAAATIDMIGEDLLHNILSKLPAVECAAAACVSRSWNLIITRLLSLPNLSSSLSRNHNLQGAVNEVVEKVLARPIRPQFVIASIGPSFDLQEAHRLITCRFGSRIPVITSISQGIFGKDANINEFEEVQWDTFEDDEAHEDLGIENQGVLLTVGFLSGLTVDLIPLSKTQGNQVLMIDDLVLSIREHSSSHSGSASPMGILLFSDEDTDIKPVLEKLDYAFSTETVIVGDGGSQFLYRGDTAINRSNNKASSSAAVALLFSTDRGKPPGVGETQFHVMLSTGISPIGPAYKAVSVRERPKDYSTWLTAKREAVRESLDGQTILDQIYDELGGHINCPALYVGVTKRRKCSIGQEKPSWINMHEFHEVLRGDEEYLYVHGVGIRSGDSFQFYQAKSDLARVSCNHVSNSFRHLKQDLNYQSDDHTNGNGLDMHNKKSVFGGIMFACCGRGKLFFGEPNVDGSPFLENFPGVTFSGTYCAGEIARGDLSSYGQGSQEHSSVRCCLHVFSTVYLVMSYTPALPQH; translated from the exons ATGGCGGCGAAACCAAGGCAGAAACAGGCGGAGATGGCGGCGGCGACGATTGATATGATCGGAGAAGACCTTCTACACAACATTTTGTCTAAACTACCAGCAGTAGAATGTGCAGCAGCAGCATGCGTTAGCCGTTCGTGGAACCTTATCATCACTCGCCTCCTCTCTCTTCCAAATCTCTCCTCTTCTCTTTCCCGAAACCATAATCTTCAG GGTGCTGTGAATGAGGTTGTTGAAAAGGTTTTAGCGAGGCCGATTAGACCCCAGTTTGTCATTGCTTCCATTGGTCCTTCTTTTGACTTGCAAGAAGCTCACCGGCTG ATTACTTGTAGATTTGGCTCCCGAATTCCAGTAATTACTTCAATATCCCAAGGAATTTTTGGGAAAGATGCTAACATTAATGAGTTTGAAGAG GTTCAGTGGGATACATTTGAAGATGACGAGGCACATGAGGATCTTGGTATTGAGAACCAGGGTGTTCTACTAACTGTTGGTTTCTTGTCAGGATTGACAGTTGATTTAATCCCATTGTCAAAAACTCAG GGAAATCAAGTACTCATGATTGATGATCTCGTGCTCAGTATCAGGGAACACTCATCCTCTCATTCTGGATCAGCATCACCAATGGGGATTTTATTATTTTCT GACGAGGACACTGACATCAAACCTGTCCTTGAAAAGTTGG ATTATGCTTTTTCCACTGAGACTGTCATTGTGGGTGACGGAGGTTCTCAGTTTTTATACCGAGGTGATACAGCAATTAACCGTTCTAATAACAAAGCGTCCAGTTCAGCTGCTGTTGCTCTTTTATTTTCAACGGATAGAGGCAAGCCTCCTG GTGTTGGGGAAACTCAGTTTCATGTGATGTTATCCACTGGCATTTCACCAATTGGACCTGCGTACAAAGCTGTTTCTGTTAGGGAGAGACCTAAAGATTATTCCACTTGGCTCACCGCGAAAAGAGAAGCAGTGCGCGAGAGTCTGGATGGTCAGACTATTTTAGATCAGATTTATGATGAG CTCGGTGGTCATATCAATTGTCCAGCTCTCTATGTTGGAGTTACAAAAAGAAGGAAATGCTCCATTGGGCAGGAAAAGCCAAGCTGGATAAATATGCATGAATTCCATGAGGTTTTAAG AGGTGATGAGGAGTATCTATATGTCCATGGTGTTGGTATCAGAAGTGGAGACTCCTTTCAGTTTTACCAGGCAAAATCTGATTTGGCACGTGTTTCTTGCAACCATGTATCAAACAGCTTCAGACATTTGAAGCAAGATCTTAACTACCAAAGTGATGATCATACTAATGGCAATGGTTTAGATATGCATAATAAGAAGTCTGTTTTTGGTGGTATTATGTTTGCTTGTTGTGGCCGTGGCAAGTTATTTTTTGGTGAACCTAATGTAGACGGCTCACCTTTCTTGGAGAACTTCCCTGGGGTTACCTTCTCAGGAACTTATTGTGCCGGAGAAATTGCACGT